A window of Terriglobia bacterium genomic DNA:
ACACCCTGACCGTTCGCGAGAAGTTCGGCGAACTCAAGGGCGCGAAGATTGCCTACGTCGGTGACGGCAACAACGTCGCGCATTCGCTGCTTCTCGCGGCGGCCGCCGTAGGCGCAAAGATTTCTGTCGGAACCCCCAAGGGCTTCGAGCCGAACTCCGGCATCGTCGCAGCCGCCAAGAAACTCGCCGTGAAGACTGGCGCAAAGATTCACATTGTCAACGATCCCGTCGCTGCCGTTACCGCCGCAGATGTCGTTTACACAGACGTTTGGGCGAGCATGGGTCAGGAGGCCGAGGCTTCCGAGCGCAAGAAGACGTTTGCAGCCTACCAGGTGAACGACGAACTGATGGCGCATGCCTCCAAGCACGCGCTCTTCATGCACTGTCTTCCAGCGCACCGCGGCGACGAGGTTGCGGCGTCCGTCATCGATTCGGCGCGGTCGATCGTCTTTGACGAGGCCGAGAACCGGTTGCATATCCAGAAAGCGATTCTAGTGATGTTGATGGGCGGCGCGAGCCGTGCCCAGCGGAGGAACTCCATTGTCTGAAAAAGTTGTGCTTGCGTACTCGGGTGGTCTCGACACGTCGATCATCATTCCATGGCTGAAGGAACACTATGACTATGACGTCATCGCCTTTGTCGCCGACGTCGGCCAGGGGGACGACATCGAGGCCGTCGTTGAGAAAGCGTACAAGACCGGCGCCTCGAAGGTGATCGTGAAGGACCTCCGCGAAGAGTTCCTGACAGATTACGTTTTCTCGGCGATCCGCACAGGCGCCGTCTACGAGCACAAGTACCTGCTCGGAACCTCGCTTGCGCGCCCGCTGATCGCGAAGTATCAGGTCGAAGTCGCGCTGCAGGAGGGCGCGACGGCCGTTGCGCACGGCTGCACCGGCAAGGGCAACGACCAGGTGCGCTTCGAGCACGCGTTCCAGGCACTGGCGCCCGAGTTGAAGATCATTGCGCCGTGGCGCGAGTGGGAACTCAAGTCGCGCGAGGACTGCCTCGATTACGCCGAGGCGCACGGAATTCCCGTGGCCCAGAGCCGCGAGAAAATCCACAGTCGCGACCGCAACCTGCTGCACGTTAGCCACGAGGGTGGGGAACTCGAAGATCCCAACAACGCGCCTCTTGAGACGACTTGGCAGTGGACGATGTCTCCGAAAGACGCGCCCGACAAGGTTGAGCAGGTCGAAATTGGGTTCGAGAATGGCGTGCCGGTGTCCATCGGAGGAATGGAGTTGGAACCGGTCGCTCTCGTCGAGTTGCTCAACGAAATCGGTGCCCGCAACGCCATTGGCCGCATCGATCTCGTCGAGAACCGCTTCGTCGGCATGAAGTCTCGCGGTTGCTACGAAACACCGGGCGGGACGCTTCTGCTGGCCGCGCATCGCGAACTCGAAGCGCTGTGCCTCGACCGCGACACAATGCACTTCAAGCAGGAGATGGCGCTGAAGTGGGGCGAACTGGTGTACTTCGGGCTGTGGTTCACGCCTCTGCGCGAAGCCATCGACGCATTTGTTGCGAGCACGCAGCAAGTCGTCACCGGTTCGGTGACGCTCGCTCTCTACAAGGGCAACATCGAGATCGCCGGCCGCAAGTCACCAAACTCGTTATATCGCATGGATGTCGCCAGCTTTACGATGGGCGAAAGTTACGACCAGAAGCACGCGGAAGGATTCATCCGGCTGCTGGCGTTGCCGGCCCGCTCGCGTGCGCTGCTGAATGCAAAGAAGACAGCGGAGGCATTGCAGTAATGAAGATGTGGTCGGGCCGATTCGCCGGGGGGCTAGATCCGGAGTTCGAGAGCTGGCAGCGGTCGTTTCCGTTCGACCAGCGGCTGCTTCCGCAGGAGATTGCGGCGAGCAAGGCGCACGCACGCGCGCTGAAAAATGCCGGTGTGTTGTCTGACGCAGAACTCTCGAACATACTCAGCGGACTGGAGCGCATCCTCGCCGAAGGGATTCCCGCACAGGACGATCCCGAGGTGGAGGATGTGCACCACTTCGTCGAAAAGCGCTTGATTGCGCTCATCGGCGAAACGGGACGCAAGCTTCACACCGGCCGCAGCCGCAACGAACAGATCGCGACCGACCTCCGGCTGTACATCCGCGACGCAATTGATGAAAACGCGCAATTGCTGGGCCGATTCATCTCCGCATTGATCGGGCAAGCGGAAAAGGCCGGCTCGTCGGCGATGCCGTCGTATACGCATCTGCAGAGGGCGGAGCCCGTCCTGGTTGCGCATTGGCTGCTTGCATATGCCGAGATGGCGTTCCGCGACTTCGACCGCCTGACGGACTGCCGCGCGCGCGTGAACCAGTGCCCTTTGGGTTCGGGCGCGATCGCCGGCACGATCCTGCCGCTCGATCGCGATGCTATCGCACGCGAACTCGGGTTTGACGCGCCAACGAAGAACAGCCTCGACGCGACCAGCGATCGCGATTTCTGCATTGAGTTCGTGCAGGCTGTCACGACGCTGGGAGTGCACTTGAGCCGCTGGGCCGAGGAACTGGCGCTGTTCTCGACCACGGAGTATGGCTTCGTCACCCTTCCGGAGCAGTACGCAACTGGCAGTAGCGCGATGCCGCAAAAGAAGAATCCGGATTCACTCGAGTTGATCCGCGGGAAGTCGGCGGCGCTGATCGCGAACGCGACGCAGTTGCTCATCACGATGAAGGGTCTGCCGCTTGCCTATAACAAGGACATGCAGGAGACGCAGCAACCGGTGTTCGCGGCGGCTCAGCAATCATCAGCGATGTTGAAGGTCGCCGTCGGATTCATGACGACGGTCGAACTCAACCTCCAGAAGATGCAAGCGGCCGCAAGTACGGGGTTCATGAATGCCATGGCTGCGGCGGGTTACCTCGTCCGGCAGGGAGTACCGTTCCGCAGCGCGCATGAGCAGATTGGTTCAGCGGTGCGGTTGTGTGTCGAAAGAAATTGCGAGTTACAGGATTTGAGCGCGGACGAATTGCAAAACTGCGGAATACGCGCCGATGCCGGGTTTTATGATGCCCTGCAATTGGCGGCGGTGCTCGCGTGTCATGACGTGCCGGGAGGAACGGCGCCTGAGCATGTGAAGCAAGCTCTTGCTGCGGCGAAAGAGCGTGTCGCGATGAAGTTGGGGGCCATCCATGCGTGCGCGTAAAGCCAAACTCTCCGATGCGGTTGCGATCGAGACATTGATTGGCTCGTACAGCACCGATGGCACGCTGCTGCCTCGCGCGCTCGCCGAAATCTGCGAGAACATCCGCGACTTTCACGTGCTCGAACACGAAGGACAAGTCGTCGGTTGCGGCGCATTGCATCTCTACGGGCTGCACCTTGCGGAGATTCGTTCCATCACGGTATCGAAGGATTTCGAGGGCCACGGAGCCGGAAGCGCGATTATCAACGCACTGCTGGCAGAAGCCAAACAGCAGAACGTGACCTGCGTGTGCCTGTTTACGCGTATCCCGGACTTCTTTGCGCCGTTCGGATTCAAATCCGCCGAACGTGAAGCGATCCCAGACAAGCTTTACAAGGATTGTCTCAACTGTCCGCGGATCAATAACTGTGACGAGGTCGCGATGTATCGCGGCGAGCTGCCCAAGTTCGCTATACTCGCACCGGGGAATATTGGCAGGGCTAATTACCTGGAGAACATTCAGTGAATGAATTGCATGTTCCGCAGGGCTTTGTATTTTCGGCTGTAAAGGCCGGAATCAAGGCGAGCGGAGGTTTGGACTTTGCAATGGCGGGAGCGCCGCTCGGCGCCAATGCGGCCGCGATGTTTACAAAGAATCTCGTCTGCGCCGCTCCGGTCACGATCGGAAAACAGAACCTGAAACAGACGCGGGGACGTATGCGGGCAGTCGTCGTGAACGCCGGTAATGCAAACTGTGCGACTGGACCCATGGGCTTTGTTGCCGCCAAAAACGTCTGCCGCAAGGCTGCTCATTTGATGCAGGTTCGCGAGGAATTCATCGTCCCTTCATCAACCGGAATCATTGGCGTCCCTCTCCCGGCCGAGAAATTGATAGGCGCACTGCCAAACCTTTTCGAAGGGAAGCGGACCGACGCGGACGCCGTTCACGCGTTCGCGCGCGCGATCATGACCACCGACAAGGTCGAGAAGATCGCATCGGTACAGTTCAAAGTCGGGACGAAATCAGTGAGTCTGTTGGGAGTCGCCAAAGGTTCCGGAATGATCCATCCGAACCTGGCGACCATGCTCGTCTACCTGTTCACCGATATCGAAGCGTCACCGGCGCAACTGAAGAAGGTTCTGCGAGAAGTCTCTGGTTCCACGTTCAATGCCATCAGTGTCGATGGAGACACCTCCACGAACGACACTGTGCTGCTGATGGCCTCCGGGCAGAGCGGTGTGACACTCGCTTCGCGCGGCGCTGCCAAGGAATTCGCTAAAGCGCTGCAACAGGTGTGTGCGTGGCTCGCAGCGAAGATCGTCGCCGACGGTGAAGGTGTGAAGCATGTCATTGAACTCACCGTCGAAGGCGCACCTGACGCGAAGGCCGCCGACAAGATCGCGCGAACCATCGCTCACTCGATGCTCGTGAAAACCGCCTGGGCGGGTGCCGATCCCAATTGGGGCCGTATCCTTGCCGCGGTAGGGCGATCGGGAGTGTCTATCGATCCGAACGCTCTCGATGTTTACATTGGCGAGCAACAGGTGTGCCGCGGAGGCGGGGCGATGTCGTTCGATGAAACGGCGGCTCACGCCTGCATGAGCCAGCCAAAGTACCCAATTCGCATGAAGGTCGGTAAGGGAAGAGGATCGGCGCGGATGTTGACTTGCGATTTAACCGCCGAGTACGTCCACATCAATGCGGATTACTCGACGTAAGGCAGTTTCAGGGTCCAAGATTCAAGGTGCAACATTGCGACGCGGCTAGCTTTTCCCTTGGAACAATTTCATTTGATTCTTACTGGCCCGAGTGCCCTTCCGGCCATCATCGAAAACCGTCCTCCCGCCAACCGATTTCGAAATTGACTGTTCGTGTGCGATTGCTTTGCTGAAATCCGCTTTTGGATCGAGGATTTCCTCGATTGCACGGCTGAACCGGTCCAGCCGTTTAAATGCGTTAAGCTTTTCGGGGTCGCCGACCTTTGCCGCATTCAGGGAACGCCGCAGCACTGAGATTGACTCGTCGTACGTCTTCAATGGAACGGGGAAGGGATGGCCGTCCTTGCCACCGTGTCCGAAGCTGAACCGCGCGGGATCCTGGAATCGCGTCGGAGTTCCATGGACGACTTCGGCGACCAGCGCCAGCGATTGCAGCGTTCGTGGGCCTAGTGTCTCAAGCAACAGCAACGACGCAAAATCCCGCAGGTCGCGCTCATAAGCCAGTGCGAGAACGGACCCAAGGCGCTTCAGATCGACGTTCTCCAGCGGTACATCGTGATGTGACGGCATGACAAGACGCCGAATCTCCCCCAAGGCCTTATCGGGATTTTCGCGTGTTGTTTCCAGGATCGCCCTCTGTGCCGGTCCCGCCTCGCGGTCGACCAGATTCATAATTTCGCCGAGGTTTTCGCCGACGATTCCCGTGTGCGGTTCCGAGACGAAGTCTCGCACGTTCGCTGAGTGCCAGTGATAGCGCCGCGCCATTCCCGTCTCGTCGTTCATGCCTTGTTGCACCACCGCCCATTCACCATTGCTGGCGAGAATGAAGGAGTGGAGGTAAAGCTGGAATCCATCGGCCACGGCGTTATTGTCGACGCGCGCTGTGAGACGGCTGGTTCGCACGAGCGTCTCAGCATCGGCTCCAGTGATCCCCGCAACCCTGCGAAGCTCGTCGGGCGTCTTACGTGATTGTTTACCCCGGCCGCCGCAAATATAAATTCCAAGTTCGTCGGCTCGATCGGCGACACCGCGCTTCAACGCGCCCACCACGGAGGTGGTGATTCCGGACGAATGCCAGTCCATCCCCATCACGGACCCGAGTGCCTGGAACCAGAACGGGTCACTCAGTCGCGAGAGCAGTTCAGACGAGCCGTAGTGATAGAGGACGGCCTCGACGATCGCCGTGCCCAGGGTTGTCATGCGCTCGGCAAGCCAGCGGGGCACACAACCGCCGTGCAGCGGGAGATCGGCGATGCCGGAGCGCTTCATTGGCTTCATTTTAATGCCGGGCGTTGCCGGACCGCAGCGAAGGACAGTGTGACGAAAACCGTTCCGAATAGTATCCTCGTGAGTTCGTTGAATCCCATTTATTTTGGAGTGCGAATGTTGCGTCAGCTCAAAGCTGTGGCGTGGACGGTTGCATTGGTCGCCGTCGTGGGGTGCGCGGCGATATCGGCCGGCGCGCAACAGGTGAATCCAGCATTATTCCAGGACATGCGGTGGCGCCTGATCGGGCCCTTTCGCGCCGGTCGTGCGCTGACCGCAGTCGGCGTGCCCGGAAATCCGAGCCTATATTACTTCGGCGCGGTCGGCGGTGGAGTGTGGAAGAGCGAGAACGCGGGCCAAACCTGGAAGCCAATCTTCGACAACGAGAAGATCGCGTCCATTGGTGCGATGGCCGTTGCTCCGTCGGATCCCAACATCATCTACGTTGGCACCGGCGAAGCCGACATGCGCGAGGACATCACCTACGGCAACGGCATGTACAAGTCCACCGACGCCGGTAAGACTTGGACTCACATTGGTCTCGATGACACGCAGCAGATTGGCCGCGTGCTCATCGATCCGAAGAATCCCAATATTGTTTATGTGGCCGCTTTAGGGCACGCCTTCGGTGCGAACGCCGAGCGTGGCGTCTTCCGTACCACGGATGGCGGCAAGACCTGGTCGAAGGTGCTCTTTAAAGATGACAACACCGGCGCGATCGATCTCGCCTTTGACCCAAGTAACAGCAAGACGATTTACGCAGCTCTCTGGCAAACGCGACGCCCACCGTGGAACATCTATCCGCCGTCGAACGGCCCCGGCAGCGGCCTCTACAAGTCCACCGACGGCGGTTCGACGTGGCACCAGTTGACGAATGGCTTGCCGACAGAAGGTCTAGGACGAATCGGCATCGCCGTCGCGAAGACCAACCCCAAGCGCGTTTACGCCATTGTCGATGCCAAGCAGGGTGGCCTGTATCGCTCCGACGACGCCGGCCAAAGCTGGAAATTACTGGATAATGAAGACCGCATCTGGGGCCGTGGTTGGTACTTCGGTATTGTCGAGGTCGATCCCAAGAATGCCGACATCGTTTACGTTTCGAACACGTCGGTATACAAGTCGATCGATGGCGGCCACAGCTTCGTGGCGTTCAAAGGTGCTCCGGGCGGAGACGACTATCACAGCATCTGGATCTCCCCCGATAACTCCGACCAAATGATCATCTCTGCCGACCAGGGAACGATCGTGACCCTCGACGGCGGCAAGACCTGGAGTTCGTGGTACAACCAGCCAACAGCGCAGCTTTACCACATCATTGCCGACGACCGCTTCCCCTACTGGCTTTACGGTGCGCAGCAGGACAGCGGCGCAATTGCGGTTCCGAGCCGCACCAACTTCGCGAACATCACCGAGCGCAATTGGCGGCCGATTCCCGTCGGCGGCGAGAGCGGTATGCTTGCCCCCGATCCCATGAACACCAACATCGTCTTCGGCGGAACCGTCGCGCGCTTCGACTGGAAAACCAACCAGACCGAAGATGTTTCGCCGACTCTCGGTCGCAACGAACAGTTCCGCGCCTCGTGGACGCTTCCACTCGTCTTCTCCATGGCGAACAAGCACGATCTCTACTTCGCGCATCAGATGATGTTCCGCACCTCTGATGGCGGAAAAACCTGGGAGCAACTCAGCCAGGATCTCACGCGTGAGAATCCTCCGGTCCCGCCGAACCTCGATCCCATCACGGCTAAGTACGGTCTGGTAAGTCCGCGCAAAGGAGTGATCTACACGATCGCACCTTCGCCGCTCGATCCGAACATCGTATGGGCAGGTACCGACGACGGCGTGATCCAGGTGACTATGGACCATGGCAAGACCTGGCAGAACGTGACTCCGCCGGAAGTTAAGCCGTGGGCGAAGGTCGGAATCATCGAGGCCTCCCATTTCGACAAGGACACCGCGTATGCCGCAGTCGATGCTCACCGCATCGAGGACATGAAGCCGTACATTTACCGCACCCACGATGGCGGCAAGACCTGGCAACTGCTCGGGAAGGGTATTCCCGACGGTTCATTCGTAAACGCCGTGCGCGAAGATACCGTGCGAAAAGGCCTGCTGTTCGCCGGCACCGAACTCGGCGCCTACGTCAGCTTCAACGACGGCGATGATTGGCAGCCATTGCAACTGAACCTGCCGGTAACGTCGATACGTGATTTGGTGATTCACGACAACGATCTCGCCGTCGCGACCCATGGCCGCTCCATGTGGATCCTCGACGACATCACTCCTCTGCGCCAGGCAAGCGCGGAGGTGGCGAACTCGGATGCGTATCTCTTCAAGCCCGAGAACGCGTTGCGAATTCACCCGGGGAATGATCAGGGCACGCCCTATCCGCCCGAGATCCCGCACGGTTTCAATCCGCCGAACGGCGCCATCATCGACTACTTCCTCAAGTCGGATGCGACTACCCCGGTGACGCTGGAGATTCTGGACAGCAACGGCAACGTGGTTCGCCGTTTTGCCAGCAACGAGAAACCGCATCCGATCGAAGCGAAGTCTCTGAATATTCCGATGTATTGGGTAAAGCAGCCGGAGGTGCTCTCGGCAAAAGCCGGAACGCATCGCTGGGTTTGGGATCTTCACTACGCTGCGCCGGGCGGCGGAGCAAGTCCGATGATGATGATGATGCGTCGCGGCGGAGGCAACTGGGTTTTGCCGGGAACCTACACGGTTCGACTGACGGCCAACGGCAAGACGTATTCGCAGCCGCTAACGGTCACGATGGACCCGCGGGTGAAAACCACGCAGGCGGATCTGGAAGCGCAGTTCGACGCTTCTCAGAAAGCTGTGGCGGGAATCCAGGAGCTTTCGAAGCCTGCTGGCGAAGGCACTGCAATCACGAAACAGTTCAGTGATTTGAAGCCGAAACTTAAACAAAACTCTGAACTAAGTTCGACGGCAACCGAATTCAAAAAGAAACTGGACGAGGTTCTCGGGCCGCCACCGCCTTCGTATGGAACGCCCGTAATTCCGGTCAATACGGATTACACCAGCGTTCGCTATGTCATGGGCGCATTGCGGCAGGTTCAGGGAGCGATACAGAGCGCCGACGTCGCTCCGACACCTGATCAGTTGCAAGCGCTGGACAAATATCTCGCTCAGGAAAAATCCACGCTAACCGGATGGGAGCACTTCGTCTCGACCGATCTCGCAAACCTCAACCAGAAGTTGAAGGCGGCGGGATTAGCCGAGATCAGCATGGAACCGAAGAACCGGTAGACAACCGAGGAGTGAAAAAAGCCCCGCCCTGCGATGATCCCAGGGCGGGGCATTCATATGTCAAAAGGAACTACTGGAGCTTTACTTCCTCCAGTCCCGCCGACTTCAACTGTTGGTTGAAGGTCGGAATTTCCTGGCGTTCAAATGTCTGCCAGTTTTGTAACGCCCCCGGGACCTTCTTCTGGACTTCCGCGATTGCGGCGACGGTTTGGGTCGTCGGCGCGACATCGGCGTCCTGAAGAACTCCCATCAGCATCATCAACTGGCCGCGCACTGAGCCGAGCGATTCGCCCGCTGCGCCACCAGGCCCGCGACGTCGTCCCGCTTCACCCGCAACCTCGTCCAGTTTCTTTTCAAACGCGGTAATAGCTTCGGCGGCTGCGCCCTGCGCGTGCTCTTTCCTGGCCTTCAACTGCGAACGCAGTTCCGTTGCCTTGTTCATTCCGTCCGAGAGTTTCATCGCGTCGTCGTAGACCTGCTTCGATAACCGGTATTGCTCCTGCAAACCGGCCAGCGGCGTTTTCACCCGCGGGTCCATCGTGACCTTCAGCGGCTGCGAGTAGCTCTTGCCGGCAACCGTGAGCACGACCGTGTAGTTTCCAGGCATCGCCCACGGAGACGTCGTCGCGGGCGCGGTGTTGTGCGGAATGGCCGCGATCGGATACTCAGCCGGAATCCCGGGGATCGGCTGCAGGTGCATATCCCAGAGGAAACGATGCAATCCAGCGCTGGTTTCGACGACCTTTGGCGGGCGCACCCAGTAAGCCGGAATCGTCAGCGTTTCGGGCTTCGCAGGCGGTTCCGCGCTGGAGTAGCGCCGCACTATGTTCCCGCTCGCGTCCTTGATTTCAATCGTCACTGGCCCGCTCGCCGCAGACTTCAAGTAATAGTTCAATACCGCGCCGTCCGGCGGATTCGGCCCGGCCGGGAAGTCCGGAGGCAGCGGCGTGTCGGTGTTCATGTTCCACCGAACGCGAACCGCGTCCTCGGGCTTGAAGAGATGATCTCCTGACAGCGTGGTTCCATTCACCTGCCGCAGCGGGGTGATGTCGTCGAGGATCCAGAAGCCCCGTCCGTGCGTCGCCGCCACGAGGTCGTCATCTTTCACGATGATGTCGCGCACGGAACTTGCCGGCATGTTCAGCCGCAGGGACTGCCAGTGATCGCCATCGTCGAACGAGACATAGACTGCAGCCTCCGTCGAAGCGTAGAGCAGGCCTTTGCGCTTCGGGTCCTCGCGAATTGCATTGGTATTCTCGTTCGCGGGGATTCCATTGTCGATTTCCGTCCACGTCTTGCCGCCATCGTGTGTGCGGTAGAGGTGCGGACGAAGGTCGTCGAGACGGATGGTGTTGATCGCAGCGTACGCGGTCTGCGGATCGAAGTGGCTGGCGTCGATGATCGAAACTTTTGCCCATGGCACAAGAGCCTTCGGTGTGACGTCGGTCCAGTGCGCACCACCATCGGTCGTGAGTTGGATGAGTCCGTCGTCTGTGCCTGCCCAGATGCGATTTACATCGAGCGGCGAGGGCGCGACCGTGTAGATAACTCCGCGCTGAGTTGGCTGCGCGGATTTTTCCGAGCTGTATTTACCGATCGTCGCGGGAATCGCATAACTCTTGCGCGTCAGGTCCGGCGAAATCTGCTGCCACTGCTTTCCGCCTGTTGTCGTCTTCCAAAGCACATTCGACGCGAAATACAGAACGTGCGGGTCGCGCGGCGAGAATACGATTGGTTCCGTCCGTACAACTCGATAGTCGGGACCGCGGAGCAGCTTCGGTGCTATGTCTTGCGCCTGTCCAGTTCTCCGGTCATAGCGCGTTAGCTTACCGCCATAAACAATGTCGGGATCGAGTGGGTCAGGCGCGACGTAGCCGTATTCTTCGGCGGCAACGGGGTGCCAGTCTCGAATGGTGATCTCGCCGTCATTCCCGCGCGAACGAATACAAACCGAGCCGCTCTCCTGTTGTCCGCTGCATACGCGGTAAGGGAACGAATTGTCAGCCGAAACGTGGTAAAGCTGCGCGGTATTCTGGTTGTACCAACTGCTCCAAGATTGGCCACCATTGACGGTAACGATTGCGCCCTGGTCGCTGGCTAGCGCAATGATCTCGGGGTTATTTGGATTGATCCAGACGTTCTGGTAGTCGTCGCCGCCGGGCGCGCCGCGGAAACCGGTCCAGGTCTTCCCGCCGTCTGTGGACTTCCAGGTAACGATGCTCGCGATGTAGATGATTTCGGGGTTCTCAGGATCGATGCGTGGAACCGGGAGTTCGCCACCACCGCCGATGCGAACCAGCGGCCGAGGATCGTTGGTCACAATGCTCCAGTTCGCGCCGCCATCGTTG
This region includes:
- the argF gene encoding ornithine carbamoyltransferase; protein product: MTTALTNPLAAIATPVGTKRDLVSIQDLTPEEITGLLDLATAMKHSPADFRGMLAGKQLVLFFEKPSLRTRLTFESAMNSLGGVSFFVDQTGSRLGDREPLSDIAHNLERWIDGIVLRTFAHETVAKMAEYAAIPVINALSDFEHPCQALADTLTVREKFGELKGAKIAYVGDGNNVAHSLLLAAAAVGAKISVGTPKGFEPNSGIVAAAKKLAVKTGAKIHIVNDPVAAVTAADVVYTDVWASMGQEAEASERKKTFAAYQVNDELMAHASKHALFMHCLPAHRGDEVAASVIDSARSIVFDEAENRLHIQKAILVMLMGGASRAQRRNSIV
- a CDS encoding argininosuccinate synthase, encoding MSEKVVLAYSGGLDTSIIIPWLKEHYDYDVIAFVADVGQGDDIEAVVEKAYKTGASKVIVKDLREEFLTDYVFSAIRTGAVYEHKYLLGTSLARPLIAKYQVEVALQEGATAVAHGCTGKGNDQVRFEHAFQALAPELKIIAPWREWELKSREDCLDYAEAHGIPVAQSREKIHSRDRNLLHVSHEGGELEDPNNAPLETTWQWTMSPKDAPDKVEQVEIGFENGVPVSIGGMELEPVALVELLNEIGARNAIGRIDLVENRFVGMKSRGCYETPGGTLLLAAHRELEALCLDRDTMHFKQEMALKWGELVYFGLWFTPLREAIDAFVASTQQVVTGSVTLALYKGNIEIAGRKSPNSLYRMDVASFTMGESYDQKHAEGFIRLLALPARSRALLNAKKTAEALQ
- the argH gene encoding argininosuccinate lyase — translated: MKMWSGRFAGGLDPEFESWQRSFPFDQRLLPQEIAASKAHARALKNAGVLSDAELSNILSGLERILAEGIPAQDDPEVEDVHHFVEKRLIALIGETGRKLHTGRSRNEQIATDLRLYIRDAIDENAQLLGRFISALIGQAEKAGSSAMPSYTHLQRAEPVLVAHWLLAYAEMAFRDFDRLTDCRARVNQCPLGSGAIAGTILPLDRDAIARELGFDAPTKNSLDATSDRDFCIEFVQAVTTLGVHLSRWAEELALFSTTEYGFVTLPEQYATGSSAMPQKKNPDSLELIRGKSAALIANATQLLITMKGLPLAYNKDMQETQQPVFAAAQQSSAMLKVAVGFMTTVELNLQKMQAAASTGFMNAMAAAGYLVRQGVPFRSAHEQIGSAVRLCVERNCELQDLSADELQNCGIRADAGFYDALQLAAVLACHDVPGGTAPEHVKQALAAAKERVAMKLGAIHACA
- a CDS encoding N-acetyltransferase produces the protein MRARKAKLSDAVAIETLIGSYSTDGTLLPRALAEICENIRDFHVLEHEGQVVGCGALHLYGLHLAEIRSITVSKDFEGHGAGSAIINALLAEAKQQNVTCVCLFTRIPDFFAPFGFKSAEREAIPDKLYKDCLNCPRINNCDEVAMYRGELPKFAILAPGNIGRANYLENIQ
- the argJ gene encoding bifunctional glutamate N-acetyltransferase/amino-acid acetyltransferase ArgJ; the encoded protein is MNELHVPQGFVFSAVKAGIKASGGLDFAMAGAPLGANAAAMFTKNLVCAAPVTIGKQNLKQTRGRMRAVVVNAGNANCATGPMGFVAAKNVCRKAAHLMQVREEFIVPSSTGIIGVPLPAEKLIGALPNLFEGKRTDADAVHAFARAIMTTDKVEKIASVQFKVGTKSVSLLGVAKGSGMIHPNLATMLVYLFTDIEASPAQLKKVLREVSGSTFNAISVDGDTSTNDTVLLMASGQSGVTLASRGAAKEFAKALQQVCAWLAAKIVADGEGVKHVIELTVEGAPDAKAADKIARTIAHSMLVKTAWAGADPNWGRILAAVGRSGVSIDPNALDVYIGEQQVCRGGGAMSFDETAAHACMSQPKYPIRMKVGKGRGSARMLTCDLTAEYVHINADYST
- a CDS encoding DUF763 domain-containing protein translates to MKRSGIADLPLHGGCVPRWLAERMTTLGTAIVEAVLYHYGSSELLSRLSDPFWFQALGSVMGMDWHSSGITTSVVGALKRGVADRADELGIYICGGRGKQSRKTPDELRRVAGITGADAETLVRTSRLTARVDNNAVADGFQLYLHSFILASNGEWAVVQQGMNDETGMARRYHWHSANVRDFVSEPHTGIVGENLGEIMNLVDREAGPAQRAILETTRENPDKALGEIRRLVMPSHHDVPLENVDLKRLGSVLALAYERDLRDFASLLLLETLGPRTLQSLALVAEVVHGTPTRFQDPARFSFGHGGKDGHPFPVPLKTYDESISVLRRSLNAAKVGDPEKLNAFKRLDRFSRAIEEILDPKADFSKAIAHEQSISKSVGGRTVFDDGRKGTRASKNQMKLFQGKS
- a CDS encoding glycoside hydrolase yields the protein MRALLVVVLGFVSLSLAAQQIPADLFHELQWRGIGPYRGGRTKALSGVPSQPNVFYIGVCDGGVWKTDDYGRTWKPIFDHEPTGSIGAVAVAPSDPNVVYAGSGEGLHRPDLSVGDGMYKSTDAGKTWMHLGLRNAQQIANIAVDPRDPNRVLAAVAGHPYGPNSERGIFLSVDGGQSWDKVLYKDENTGGSDVLFDPTNPEIAYASLWEAREGPWENGAWNGTGAGIYKSTDGGKTWHELTSGLPNGMVQANLAIAPSDPNRLLATVALMNGIKLYGSNDGGANWSIVTNDPRPLVRIGGGGELPVPRIDPENPEIIYIASIVTWKSTDGGKTWTGFRGAPGGDDYQNVWINPNNPEIIALASDQGAIVTVNGGQSWSSWYNQNTAQLYHVSADNSFPYRVCSGQQESGSVCIRSRGNDGEITIRDWHPVAAEEYGYVAPDPLDPDIVYGGKLTRYDRRTGQAQDIAPKLLRGPDYRVVRTEPIVFSPRDPHVLYFASNVLWKTTTGGKQWQQISPDLTRKSYAIPATIGKYSSEKSAQPTQRGVIYTVAPSPLDVNRIWAGTDDGLIQLTTDGGAHWTDVTPKALVPWAKVSIIDASHFDPQTAYAAINTIRLDDLRPHLYRTHDGGKTWTEIDNGIPANENTNAIREDPKRKGLLYASTEAAVYVSFDDGDHWQSLRLNMPASSVRDIIVKDDDLVAATHGRGFWILDDITPLRQVNGTTLSGDHLFKPEDAVRVRWNMNTDTPLPPDFPAGPNPPDGAVLNYYLKSAASGPVTIEIKDASGNIVRRYSSAEPPAKPETLTIPAYWVRPPKVVETSAGLHRFLWDMHLQPIPGIPAEYPIAAIPHNTAPATTSPWAMPGNYTVVLTVAGKSYSQPLKVTMDPRVKTPLAGLQEQYRLSKQVYDDAMKLSDGMNKATELRSQLKARKEHAQGAAAEAITAFEKKLDEVAGEAGRRRGPGGAAGESLGSVRGQLMMLMGVLQDADVAPTTQTVAAIAEVQKKVPGALQNWQTFERQEIPTFNQQLKSAGLEEVKLQ